A DNA window from Mycolicibacter hiberniae contains the following coding sequences:
- a CDS encoding 4Fe-4S dicluster domain-containing protein — translation MGQLSGPTDPAADARWSAQHARKGFFTDTSICIGCKACEVACKEWNHNPQDGPLELLGSSYDNTGALGASTWRHVAFIEQNRDRIEEARESGRRLISLGMPKMPDTTPDLAPPDTDQFRWLMASDVCKHCTHAGCLDVCPTGSLFRTEFGTVVVQADVCNGCGNCVPACPFGVIERRTDGTAAPRTGRGPEPVPNSGVAQKCTLCYDRMVDGAPPACAQTCPTQSIRFGDHDDLVERARQRVAQLHAQGRTEARLYGANEHDGVGGTGSVFLLLDEPEVYGLPPDPRVGTADLPAMLKRSAMAAAGMLAAAAVAFWGGRR, via the coding sequence ATGGGACAACTGTCCGGGCCGACCGACCCGGCCGCCGACGCCCGGTGGTCGGCGCAACATGCACGCAAGGGGTTCTTCACCGACACGTCGATCTGTATCGGTTGCAAGGCCTGCGAAGTGGCGTGCAAGGAGTGGAACCACAACCCCCAGGACGGTCCGCTGGAGTTGCTCGGCTCGTCCTACGACAACACCGGCGCGCTGGGCGCCAGCACCTGGCGGCACGTGGCGTTCATCGAGCAGAACCGTGACCGCATCGAAGAGGCCAGGGAGTCCGGGCGCCGACTGATCAGCCTGGGCATGCCGAAGATGCCCGACACCACACCGGATCTCGCGCCGCCGGACACCGATCAGTTCCGCTGGCTGATGGCCTCGGACGTCTGCAAGCACTGCACGCACGCGGGCTGCCTGGATGTGTGCCCGACCGGTTCGCTGTTCCGCACCGAGTTCGGCACGGTGGTGGTGCAGGCCGACGTCTGCAACGGCTGCGGCAACTGCGTGCCGGCGTGCCCGTTCGGGGTGATCGAACGCCGCACCGACGGCACCGCCGCGCCGCGGACCGGCCGCGGCCCGGAACCGGTGCCCAACAGCGGCGTCGCCCAAAAGTGCACGCTGTGCTACGACCGGATGGTCGACGGAGCGCCGCCGGCCTGCGCGCAGACCTGCCCGACCCAGTCCATCCGGTTCGGCGACCACGACGACCTGGTCGAGCGGGCCCGGCAGCGGGTGGCCCAACTGCACGCCCAGGGCCGTACCGAGGCCCGGCTGTACGGGGCCAATGAGCATGACGGTGTGGGCGGCACCGGTTCGGTCTTCCTGCTGCTCGACGAGCCGGAGGTGTACGGGCTGCCGCCCGACCCGCGGGTGGGCACCGCCGACCTGCCGGCCATGCTCAAGCGATCGGCGATGGCGGCGGCGGGAATGCTGGCCGCCGCGGCCGTCGCCTTCTGGGGAGGACGCCGATGA
- the fdh gene encoding formate dehydrogenase has translation MAQRKFLEWPVIRQLRTGDVFGRGPAVTSEQTRSVAPRTATADRVVSSVCPYCAVGCGQRVYVKDEKVVQIEGDPNSPISRGRLCPKGAASEQLVNSPGRQVAVLYRAPRATQWQPLELDTAIDMVADRFIASRRTKWQEHDSAGRPLRRTRGIASLGGATLDNEENYVIKKLFTAAGVIQIDNQARIUHSATVPGLGASFGRGGATQYLQDMANADCIVIQGSNMAECHPVGFQWVEEAKARGAVVIHVDPRFTRTSAVCDKHIPIRAGSDVVLLGALINHVLTHDLWFRDYVLAYTNAATLISEDFRDTEDLGGLFSGFDPETGQYDPTSWAYQSRDDGVIGSPGGGHEHGSSASARAAGETLGAAGPPLEHPRVLRDETLQHPQTVFQILKRHYARYTPEMVREVCGIDPEMFAYLARAVTANSGRERTTCFAYAVGWTQHTLGAQYIRTAAILQLLLGNVGRPGGGIMALRGHASIQGSTDIPTLYDMLPGYLPMPKAGRDDTLGQYLDRVGSKGQKGFWANADAYLVSLLRAWWGDAATADNDWAFDYLPKLTGAHGTYQTVTGMLDDEVEGYFLLGQNPAVGSANGRQQRLGMSHLKWLVVRDLNLIESATWWKDGPEIASGELRTEDIETEVFFLPAASHVEKAGTFTQTQRLLQWRHQAVAPPGDCISELQFFVRLGSRIREKLAASTDPRDRPLLDLVWDYPVDEHGDPDPEFVLAEVNGRQLTGPDAGRCVSGFAELRADGSTAAGCWIYAGVYADGVNRAARRVPGGGPGPSQSEWGWAWPADRRILYNRASADPAGVPWSERKRYVWWDAELGRWVGHDVPDFIVDRAPGARPDSALGGPDALAGDDPFIMQSDGKGWLFAPKGVVDGPLPTHYEPQESPVANAVYHQQRNPARITFPRKDNLTAPSAGEPGVDVYPYVFTTYRLTEHHTAGGMSRWLPYLAELQPEMFCEVSPALAAERGLENFGWATIVSPRAAIEARVLVTDRMTPLIVGGHTVHQIGLPYHWGVGGDAMVSGDSANDLLGVTLDPNVQIQESKVGACDIRPGRRPHGQELLHLIAEYQSRSGTTPQTGNNAIDPEGRD, from the coding sequence ATGGCTCAGCGAAAATTCCTGGAGTGGCCGGTGATCCGGCAGCTGCGCACCGGCGACGTGTTCGGCCGCGGCCCGGCGGTGACCTCCGAGCAGACCCGCAGCGTTGCGCCGCGAACCGCGACCGCCGACCGGGTGGTCAGCAGCGTCTGCCCGTACTGCGCGGTGGGCTGCGGCCAGCGCGTCTACGTCAAAGACGAGAAGGTCGTGCAGATCGAGGGCGATCCGAACTCGCCGATCTCGCGCGGTCGGCTGTGCCCGAAAGGCGCGGCGAGCGAACAGTTGGTCAACTCACCGGGCCGCCAGGTCGCCGTGCTCTACCGGGCACCGCGCGCTACGCAGTGGCAGCCGCTGGAACTGGACACCGCGATCGACATGGTGGCCGACCGGTTCATCGCGTCGCGGCGCACCAAGTGGCAGGAGCACGACAGCGCGGGCCGGCCGCTGCGGCGCACCAGGGGCATCGCCTCGCTGGGCGGTGCGACCCTGGACAACGAAGAGAACTACGTCATCAAGAAACTCTTCACCGCCGCCGGCGTGATACAGATCGACAACCAAGCTCGTATTTGACACTCCGCCACGGTTCCCGGTCTGGGAGCCTCCTTCGGTCGCGGTGGCGCGACGCAATATCTGCAAGACATGGCGAATGCCGACTGCATCGTCATCCAGGGCTCGAACATGGCCGAATGCCATCCGGTGGGATTCCAGTGGGTGGAGGAGGCCAAGGCCCGCGGTGCGGTGGTGATCCATGTCGATCCGCGGTTCACCCGGACTTCGGCGGTGTGCGACAAGCACATCCCGATCCGGGCCGGCTCCGACGTGGTGCTGCTGGGTGCGCTGATCAACCACGTGCTCACCCACGACCTGTGGTTCCGTGACTACGTGCTCGCCTACACCAACGCCGCGACGCTGATCAGCGAGGACTTCCGCGACACCGAGGACCTGGGCGGGTTGTTCTCCGGGTTCGACCCCGAGACCGGGCAGTACGACCCGACGAGTTGGGCGTATCAGAGTCGCGATGACGGTGTCATCGGCTCCCCCGGCGGCGGCCACGAGCACGGCAGCAGCGCCTCGGCGCGCGCGGCCGGCGAGACACTCGGCGCTGCCGGCCCGCCGCTCGAACACCCCCGGGTACTGCGCGACGAAACCCTGCAGCACCCGCAGACGGTCTTCCAGATCCTCAAGCGGCACTATGCGCGCTACACCCCCGAGATGGTCCGCGAAGTCTGCGGCATCGACCCCGAGATGTTCGCCTACCTGGCCCGTGCGGTGACGGCCAACTCGGGACGCGAACGCACCACCTGCTTCGCCTACGCGGTCGGCTGGACACAACACACCCTGGGCGCCCAATACATTCGCACCGCCGCGATCCTGCAGCTGCTGTTGGGCAACGTGGGCCGGCCGGGCGGCGGGATCATGGCGCTGCGCGGCCATGCCAGCATTCAGGGCTCCACCGATATCCCCACCCTCTACGACATGCTGCCCGGCTATCTGCCGATGCCCAAGGCCGGGCGCGACGACACCCTCGGCCAATACCTGGACCGGGTCGGCTCGAAGGGCCAGAAGGGCTTTTGGGCCAACGCCGACGCCTATCTGGTCAGTCTGTTGCGGGCGTGGTGGGGCGACGCCGCGACCGCCGACAACGACTGGGCGTTCGACTACCTGCCGAAGCTGACCGGCGCTCACGGCACCTACCAGACCGTGACCGGCATGCTGGACGACGAGGTGGAGGGCTATTTCCTGCTCGGGCAGAACCCGGCCGTCGGTTCGGCCAACGGCCGCCAGCAGCGCCTGGGCATGTCGCATCTGAAGTGGCTGGTGGTGCGGGACCTGAACCTGATCGAGTCGGCCACCTGGTGGAAGGACGGCCCCGAGATCGCCTCCGGCGAACTGCGCACCGAAGACATCGAGACCGAGGTGTTCTTCCTGCCGGCGGCCAGCCACGTCGAGAAGGCCGGGACATTCACCCAGACCCAGCGCCTGCTGCAGTGGCGACACCAGGCCGTCGCACCCCCGGGCGACTGCATCAGCGAGCTGCAGTTCTTCGTCAGGCTGGGCAGCCGCATCCGCGAGAAGCTCGCCGCGTCGACCGATCCCCGGGACCGGCCGCTGCTGGATCTGGTCTGGGACTATCCCGTCGACGAGCACGGCGACCCCGACCCGGAATTCGTGCTGGCCGAAGTCAACGGGCGACAGTTGACGGGCCCGGATGCCGGTCGGTGCGTCTCGGGCTTCGCCGAGCTGCGCGCCGACGGATCCACGGCCGCCGGCTGCTGGATCTACGCCGGGGTCTACGCCGACGGTGTCAACCGGGCGGCCCGCCGGGTCCCCGGCGGCGGGCCGGGACCCAGCCAGTCGGAGTGGGGCTGGGCGTGGCCGGCCGATCGGCGGATCCTGTACAACCGGGCCTCGGCCGACCCCGCCGGGGTGCCGTGGAGCGAACGCAAACGCTACGTCTGGTGGGACGCCGAGCTGGGCCGCTGGGTGGGTCACGATGTGCCCGACTTCATCGTCGACCGCGCCCCGGGAGCGCGGCCCGACTCGGCCCTGGGCGGCCCGGACGCGCTGGCCGGCGACGACCCGTTCATCATGCAGTCCGACGGCAAGGGCTGGCTGTTCGCGCCCAAGGGGGTGGTGGACGGCCCGTTGCCCACCCACTACGAGCCGCAGGAGTCGCCGGTCGCCAACGCGGTCTACCACCAGCAGCGCAACCCCGCGCGAATCACCTTCCCGCGCAAGGACAATCTGACGGCTCCCAGCGCCGGGGAGCCGGGTGTGGATGTCTACCCGTACGTGTTCACCACCTACCGGCTCACCGAGCACCACACGGCCGGCGGCATGAGCCGCTGGCTGCCGTATCTGGCCGAACTCCAGCCGGAGATGTTCTGCGAGGTCTCCCCCGCGCTGGCCGCCGAACGGGGCCTGGAGAATTTCGGCTGGGCCACCATCGTTTCGCCGCGCGCGGCGATCGAGGCGCGGGTGCTGGTGACCGACCGGATGACACCGTTGATCGTCGGCGGTCATACCGTGCACCAGATCGGGCTGCCCTACCACTGGGGAGTCGGCGGGGATGCGATGGTCAGCGGCGACTCCGCCAACGATCTGCTGGGGGTGACCCTGGATCCCAACGTGCAGATCCAGGAATCCAAGGTCGGCGCGTGCGACATCCGCCCGGGCCGGCGCCCCCACGGGCAAGAGCTGCTGCACCTGATCGCCGAATACCAAAGCCGCTCCGGCACAACGCCGCAGACCGGCAATAATGCCATCGATCCGGAAGGGCGGGACTGA
- the fdhD gene encoding formate dehydrogenase accessory sulfurtransferase FdhD yields MSRITQRRRVSRLVAGQATQRLETLAVEEPLEIRLDGRPLTVTMRTPGSDVELAQGFLLSEGIIAGRADVQSARYCGESGSIDTYNVLDVTLAPHVPPPVVDISRNFYATSSCGICGKAALDAVRLSSRYRPGDDPVRLPAAALTALPEQLRAAQDVFARTGGLHAAALFDFTDGGAMQVVREDIGRHNAVDKVIGWALERGRVPLTGSVLLVSGRASFELTQKAVMAGAPILAAVSAPSSLAVDLAEECGLTLVAFLRGDSMNVYSRPDRITAGDLRQ; encoded by the coding sequence ATGAGTCGGATAACGCAGCGCCGGCGGGTCAGCCGCCTCGTCGCAGGGCAGGCGACGCAGCGGCTGGAGACACTGGCGGTGGAGGAACCGCTGGAAATCCGGCTGGACGGCCGGCCGCTCACCGTCACCATGCGCACGCCGGGTTCCGATGTCGAGCTGGCGCAGGGCTTCTTGCTCTCCGAGGGCATCATCGCCGGGCGGGCCGACGTGCAGAGCGCGCGTTACTGCGGCGAATCGGGGTCCATCGACACCTACAACGTGCTGGACGTGACGCTGGCGCCGCACGTGCCACCGCCGGTGGTGGACATCTCCCGCAATTTCTATGCCACCTCCTCGTGTGGCATCTGCGGCAAGGCCGCCCTGGACGCGGTGCGTCTTTCGAGCCGATACCGCCCGGGCGACGACCCGGTCCGGTTGCCCGCGGCGGCGTTGACCGCGCTGCCCGAGCAGTTGCGGGCCGCGCAGGACGTCTTCGCCCGCACCGGAGGTCTGCATGCCGCGGCGCTGTTCGACTTCACCGACGGCGGCGCCATGCAGGTCGTCCGGGAGGACATCGGCCGGCACAACGCCGTCGACAAGGTGATCGGCTGGGCGCTGGAGCGCGGCCGGGTTCCGTTGACCGGGTCGGTGCTGCTGGTCAGTGGGCGGGCTTCGTTCGAGTTGACCCAGAAGGCGGTGATGGCCGGGGCGCCCATCCTGGCCGCGGTGTCGGCGCCGTCGTCGCTGGCGGTCGACTTGGCCGAGGAATGCGGGTTGACGCTGGTCGCGTTCCTGCGGGGCGACTCGATGAACGTCTACAGCCGTCCCGACCGCATCACCGCTGGCGATCTGCGGCAATAG
- a CDS encoding type VII secretion protein EsxS: MSLLDAHIPQLVASESAFGAKAALMRSTMAQAEQAAMSAQAFHVGEAAAAFQGSHARFVAMAARVNALLDMAQVNLADAGSTYVAADAAAASGYTGV, from the coding sequence ATGAGCTTGTTGGATGCGCATATTCCGCAGTTGGTCGCCTCGGAGTCGGCGTTCGGCGCCAAGGCGGCGTTGATGCGGTCGACGATGGCGCAGGCGGAGCAGGCGGCGATGTCGGCGCAGGCGTTTCACGTCGGTGAGGCGGCGGCGGCGTTTCAGGGGTCGCATGCGCGGTTTGTGGCGATGGCGGCGCGGGTGAATGCGTTGCTGGACATGGCGCAGGTCAATCTGGCGGATGCCGGTTCGACGTATGTGGCCGCCGATGCGGCTGCGGCTTCGGGTTACACCGGGGTTTAG
- a CDS encoding WXG100 family type VII secretion target, with protein MSQIMYNYPAMLAHAAEMNTYAGTLQAVGADIASEQAALSAAWHGDTSMTYQAWQAQWNQAMEELVLAYRAMATTHETNTLMMNARDTAEAAKWG; from the coding sequence ATGTCGCAGATTATGTACAACTACCCGGCGATGCTGGCGCATGCCGCGGAGATGAACACCTACGCCGGGACGTTGCAGGCCGTGGGTGCCGATATCGCCAGTGAGCAGGCGGCGTTGTCGGCGGCGTGGCACGGTGATACGTCGATGACGTATCAGGCGTGGCAGGCGCAGTGGAACCAGGCGATGGAGGAGTTGGTGCTGGCCTATCGGGCGATGGCCACCACGCACGAGACCAACACGTTGATGATGAACGCGCGCGACACCGCCGAAGCCGCCAAGTGGGGCTGA
- a CDS encoding class I SAM-dependent methyltransferase: MRSEGDSWDITSSVGSTALFVAAARALEAAKPDPAAVDPYAKLFCRAAGGDWAAVLDGRLPDHELASADFGEPFVNFQGARTRYFDDYFSAVMAAGVRQVVILAAGLDSRAYRLPWPDGTTIFELDQPQVLAFKSYVLSQRGIRPRAKRHEVAVDLRDDWSQALRDAGFDPTRPSAWIAEGLLIYLPAEAQQQLFAGIERLTAPGSYVAVEDGAPMPPQDYEAAVAAEVEAGDDSRIFHRLVYNERHAPADLWFGARGWTVTVTPLESCLRELGRPVPDPDTPAGQMIRRNSLVRAVKG; encoded by the coding sequence ATGCGCAGTGAAGGTGACAGCTGGGACATCACCAGCAGCGTGGGGTCGACCGCGCTGTTCGTCGCGGCGGCCCGGGCGCTGGAAGCCGCCAAGCCCGATCCGGCGGCGGTCGATCCCTATGCGAAGTTGTTCTGCCGGGCGGCCGGTGGCGACTGGGCGGCGGTGCTCGATGGCCGCCTGCCCGACCACGAACTGGCGTCCGCTGATTTCGGGGAGCCCTTCGTCAACTTCCAGGGCGCGCGCACCCGCTACTTCGACGACTACTTCAGCGCTGTCATGGCGGCCGGGGTGCGCCAGGTGGTGATTCTGGCGGCCGGGCTGGACTCCCGGGCGTACCGGCTGCCGTGGCCGGACGGAACGACGATCTTCGAGTTGGACCAGCCGCAGGTGCTCGCCTTCAAGAGCTATGTGCTGTCCCAGCGCGGTATCCGGCCCAGGGCGAAGCGCCATGAGGTCGCCGTCGACCTGCGGGACGACTGGTCGCAGGCGCTGCGTGACGCCGGCTTCGATCCCACTCGGCCCTCGGCGTGGATCGCCGAGGGTCTGCTGATCTATCTCCCCGCCGAGGCGCAACAGCAGCTGTTCGCCGGCATCGAGCGGCTGACGGCCCCGGGCAGTTATGTCGCGGTCGAGGACGGCGCGCCGATGCCGCCGCAGGACTACGAAGCGGCCGTGGCCGCCGAAGTCGAGGCGGGCGACGACAGCCGCATCTTCCATCGGCTGGTCTACAACGAGCGTCACGCGCCCGCCGATCTGTGGTTCGGCGCGCGCGGGTGGACCGTCACCGTGACGCCGCTGGAGTCCTGTCTGCGGGAGCTGGGTCGTCCGGTGCCGGATCCGGACACTCCGGCCGGGCAGATGATCCGGCGGAACTCCCTGGTGCGGGCCGTCAAGGGCTAG
- the eccA gene encoding type VII secretion AAA-ATPase EccA encodes MNNGDAALLTPQPRVDEETLSRFATCCRALGIEVYQRKRPADLAAARSGFAALTRIAHEQCDAWTGLAAAGDQSPRVLAAIAQTARSSGVLQRRLDLKQGELGFHYDTGLYLKLRATEPDDFHLAHAAQLAMAGRCAEANTVVSEITQRRPGWNDAQWLAIAVNHHAGRWSEMVKLLTPIVNDPGRDELFTHAAKIALGIALARLGMYAPALSYLEEPDGPIAVAATDGALAKGLILRAQDDEETAAEVLQDLYAANPENEQVQQALLDHSFGIVTTTAARIAARTDPWDPATEPSAEDFVDPSAHERKAELLAEAERELGEFIGLSEVKNQVQRLKSSVAMEVVRKQHGLAVGQRTHHLVFAGPPGTGKTTIARVVAKIYCGLGLLKKENIKEVHRADLIGQHIGETEAKTNAIIDSALDGVLFLDEAYALVATGAKNDFGLVAIDTLLARMENDRDRLVVIVAGYRADLDRFLDTNEGLRSRFTRSIDFPSYQPPELVEIAVKMAEQRDSRFEQAALEEMQALFGQLAAASHPDANGIDRRSLDIAGNGRFVRNVVERSEEEREFRLDHSEQSGTGLFTDEELMTITTEDVRNSVAPLLRGLGLEANQ; translated from the coding sequence ATGAACAACGGTGATGCGGCTCTGCTCACCCCGCAGCCACGGGTCGACGAAGAAACCCTCAGCCGGTTCGCCACCTGCTGCCGGGCGCTGGGCATCGAGGTCTACCAGCGCAAACGCCCCGCCGACCTGGCCGCGGCCCGCAGCGGCTTCGCGGCGCTCACCCGGATCGCCCACGAGCAGTGCGACGCCTGGACCGGCCTGGCCGCCGCCGGCGACCAGTCGCCGCGGGTGTTGGCCGCCATTGCGCAGACCGCCCGCAGCTCGGGCGTTCTGCAGCGACGCCTCGACCTCAAGCAAGGCGAACTGGGCTTTCACTACGACACCGGGCTCTACCTGAAGCTGCGCGCCACCGAACCCGACGACTTCCACCTCGCCCACGCCGCGCAGCTGGCGATGGCCGGCCGGTGTGCCGAGGCCAATACCGTGGTCTCCGAGATCACCCAGCGCCGCCCCGGCTGGAACGACGCCCAGTGGCTGGCGATCGCGGTGAACCACCACGCCGGACGCTGGTCGGAAATGGTCAAGCTGCTGACCCCCATCGTCAACGACCCCGGGCGCGACGAGCTGTTCACCCACGCCGCCAAGATCGCGCTGGGAATCGCCCTGGCGCGGCTGGGCATGTACGCCCCGGCGCTGTCCTACCTGGAGGAGCCGGACGGGCCCATCGCCGTCGCGGCGACGGACGGAGCCCTGGCCAAGGGCCTGATCCTGCGCGCCCAGGACGACGAGGAGACCGCGGCCGAGGTGCTGCAGGACCTCTATGCCGCCAACCCGGAGAACGAACAGGTTCAGCAGGCGCTGCTGGACCACAGTTTCGGGATCGTCACCACCACCGCGGCCCGCATCGCGGCGCGCACCGATCCGTGGGACCCCGCCACCGAGCCCAGCGCCGAGGACTTCGTCGATCCATCCGCCCACGAGCGCAAGGCCGAACTGCTGGCCGAGGCCGAGCGCGAACTCGGCGAGTTCATCGGGCTCTCGGAAGTCAAGAACCAGGTGCAGCGGCTCAAGAGCTCGGTGGCCATGGAAGTGGTGCGCAAGCAGCACGGGCTGGCCGTCGGGCAGCGCACCCACCACCTGGTCTTCGCCGGGCCGCCCGGAACCGGTAAGACCACCATCGCGCGCGTGGTGGCCAAGATCTACTGCGGCCTGGGGCTGCTGAAGAAAGAGAACATCAAAGAGGTGCACCGGGCCGACCTGATCGGCCAGCACATCGGTGAGACCGAGGCCAAGACCAACGCCATCATCGACAGCGCGCTGGACGGCGTGCTGTTCCTCGACGAGGCCTACGCCCTGGTGGCCACCGGCGCCAAGAACGACTTCGGTCTGGTCGCCATCGACACCCTGCTGGCGCGGATGGAGAACGACCGTGACCGCCTGGTGGTGATCGTCGCGGGCTACCGCGCCGACCTGGACCGGTTCCTGGACACCAATGAAGGTCTGCGCTCGCGGTTCACCCGCAGCATCGACTTCCCGTCCTACCAGCCGCCGGAGCTGGTCGAGATCGCCGTCAAGATGGCCGAGCAACGCGACAGCCGTTTCGAGCAGGCCGCGCTCGAAGAGATGCAGGCGCTGTTCGGTCAGCTCGCCGCCGCGTCGCACCCCGACGCCAACGGCATCGACCGTCGCAGCCTCGACATCGCCGGTAACGGCCGGTTTGTGCGAAACGTCGTCGAACGCTCGGAGGAAGAGCGCGAATTCCGGCTTGACCATTCCGAGCAGTCCGGTACCGGGCTGTTCACCGATGAGGAGCTCATGACGATCACGACCGAAGACGTCCGCAACTCGGTGGCGCCGTTGCTGCGTGGCCTGGGCCTGGAGGCCAACCAATGA
- the eccB gene encoding type VII secretion protein EccB, whose product MSAGFERPDDERRSFASRTPVNDNPDRVEYRRGFVTKHQVSGWRFVMRRIASGVALHDTRMLVEPLRSQTRAVLMGLLVLVTVVGGCFVFTLIWPNSAANDDPVLADRTTSALYVRVGEQLHPVLNLTSARLIAGRPVNPTMVKGAALDKFARGNLIGIPGAPERMVQNSSRDAEWTVCDAVSGSTAGVTVIAGPLDHSGSRAGAPGADAVVLADNGSGAWMLWDGKRSRIDLSDRAVTAALGLGERGAAVPTPRTIATGLFNTVPEAPALVAPVIAGAGAKPAYDLPVAAPVGAVVAAHVLDGGSEAALRYYAVLEDGLQPISGVLAAVLRNTDSHGLERPPVLGADDIARLPVSRGLDVARFPERPVHVVDGVSAPVTCAQWSKPAGASTSSLTLLSGSTLPLREGVGTLDLVGAGVGGTAARVALTPGTGYFVQSVSSDPTADAKAGPLFWISDTGVRYGINTEAGSAGGDGDTVSALGLSEPALAVPWSVLSQFALGPTLSRADALLAHDGLAPDPSPGRRATTELGTAANGGETR is encoded by the coding sequence ATGAGCGCCGGTTTCGAGCGGCCCGACGACGAGCGGCGCTCGTTCGCCTCGCGCACCCCGGTCAACGACAACCCCGACCGGGTGGAGTACCGGCGCGGGTTCGTCACCAAACATCAGGTCAGCGGATGGCGTTTCGTCATGCGCCGGATCGCCTCCGGCGTCGCCCTGCACGACACCCGGATGCTGGTGGAGCCGCTGCGCTCCCAGACCCGTGCCGTGCTGATGGGCCTGCTGGTGCTGGTCACCGTGGTGGGCGGCTGCTTCGTGTTCACCCTGATCTGGCCCAACAGTGCGGCCAACGACGACCCGGTGCTGGCAGACCGCACCACCTCGGCGCTGTACGTGCGGGTCGGGGAGCAGTTGCACCCGGTGTTGAACCTGACGTCGGCGCGCCTGATCGCCGGGCGACCGGTCAACCCGACCATGGTGAAAGGTGCTGCGCTGGACAAATTCGCCCGCGGCAACCTCATCGGCATTCCCGGCGCCCCCGAACGCATGGTGCAGAACAGCAGCCGCGACGCCGAGTGGACGGTCTGCGACGCGGTGTCGGGTTCTACCGCCGGTGTGACGGTGATCGCCGGCCCGTTGGATCACAGTGGTTCTCGTGCCGGTGCGCCGGGCGCTGACGCAGTGGTGCTGGCCGACAACGGATCCGGCGCCTGGATGCTGTGGGACGGCAAGCGCAGCCGCATCGATCTTTCCGACCGGGCCGTCACCGCGGCACTGGGCCTCGGTGAGCGCGGCGCGGCGGTCCCCACGCCCCGCACGATCGCCACGGGCCTGTTCAACACCGTTCCGGAGGCGCCGGCTCTGGTGGCGCCGGTGATCGCCGGCGCGGGCGCCAAGCCGGCCTATGACTTGCCGGTAGCCGCCCCGGTGGGCGCCGTGGTGGCCGCGCACGTGCTCGACGGCGGCTCCGAGGCCGCGTTGCGCTACTACGCGGTGCTCGAAGACGGCTTGCAGCCGATTTCGGGAGTGCTTGCGGCGGTGCTGCGTAACACCGATTCGCATGGTTTGGAGCGGCCTCCGGTGTTGGGTGCTGATGACATTGCGCGGTTGCCGGTCTCGCGGGGGTTGGATGTTGCGCGGTTCCCGGAGCGGCCGGTGCATGTGGTCGACGGTGTGTCGGCGCCGGTGACGTGTGCACAGTGGAGTAAGCCGGCGGGGGCGAGCACCAGTTCGTTGACGTTGCTGTCGGGTTCGACGCTGCCGCTGCGCGAGGGTGTGGGCACGCTGGATCTGGTGGGCGCCGGAGTGGGCGGCACGGCCGCCCGCGTCGCCCTGACACCCGGAACGGGGTACTTCGTCCAGAGCGTCAGCAGCGATCCCACGGCCGATGCGAAAGCCGGTCCGCTGTTCTGGATCTCCGACACCGGTGTGCGGTACGGCATCAACACCGAGGCCGGCAGCGCCGGCGGTGACGGTGACACGGTCTCTGCCCTCGGTCTGAGTGAGCCGGCGTTGGCCGTTCCGTGGTCGGTGTTGTCGCAGTTCGCCCTTGGACCTACTTTGTCGCGTGCTGATGCGTTGCTGGCTCATGACGGGTTGGCGCCGGATCCCAGTCCGGGCCGTCGCGCCACCACTGAGCTGGGTACCGCTGCTAACGGGGGAGAGACCCGATGA